The Gracilimonas sediminicola sequence CTGAATTCCATTCAGGCCATCAATCACTTTCGGGGAGAGTTTTATCCTCATAAGGATACCCTTGGGATGGTGACAGTTTCCAACAAAAAAGCAGAAGAGTCTTTTACCGAAGCGTTCAACACTTTGCGGGTAAATGAAGATGTGAAAAAAGACATCGCCGAGTTTGAGCCTTATTTTGACAAGCCGGTGGACAAAGAGCTGGAGCTTACCGTAGCCGTTAAAAACCTGCCGATCCCCATCATGCAGTCTATGCAGCTGGACACCGCCTATGTGCCCCACGTGGAATGGAATGACACCATGCCGATGATGAACTGGCTTTCTACCGGGAAACAGGTGGAATGGATTTTACGTGACCCTGCAACCGGCAAAAAGAACATGGATATCTACTGGGATTTCAAGAAAGGGGATGTCATCAAGCTTCGCATTTTTAATAACCCGGATACTTTTCATCCCATGAATCACCCCTTTCACATTCACGGTCAGCGCCACCTGGTGTTGAGTATGGATGGCGTGGAAAACCCCAATATGGTCTGGAAAGACACCTCGATAATCCCCGTCGGTTCTACGGTGGATTTACTGGTAGAAATGTCGAATCCCGGAAAATGGATGATGCACTGCCATATCGGCGAACACCTGGATGCCGGAATGATGCTGGGTTTTGAAGTAGGAGAAACTCCCTGATAAATCGAGCGGAATGCAAAATAGGCTACACTTGAACATTCAATGTTGAATGTTCGATATTCAATGTTCAAGTGACCCGCGATGCCTAAAAAATCGAAGCTCAAAGCCAATACCCGATTTGAGAATGAAAATCATTGAAGATCCCAATGATAAGCGGATTTACATCCTCAGAACTAAGGAGTTATTTGAGCATGAAGCTGTTTATCAGGCGCAAGTAGCAGAGAAGAATAAAGAGTCGGATAGAGTCTTAGAATTGCATGCTGAGGGTAAAAGCTACCGAGATATTGAAGAAATAACAGGAGTCTCAAAGTCCAAGGTGGGTAACATTGTTAAAAGTAACAGTTCATAGCTGTCCATGCCTATTTAGGTATGGGCATTTGGACGTGGACAGTAAGGTTTAAGGGTCAATTAAGTTGTATAAACTTGTTTTTATTTAAATAGGGTTTATATTATATGTTAGTTTTTAAATGCTTACATACTTTTATTGTAATTAGCTAGCGGAGAAAAAATGAGTGATGCTAAATCGGGGGATGCTAAATCGGGGGATGCTAAATCGGGGGATGCTAAATCGGGGGATGCTAAATCGGGGGATGCTAAATCGGGGGATGCTAAATCGGAGGAGGCAAAATCGGGTGAGTCTTCCTTTAAAGGAATGTTTAGTCGTCTTAGTGTTAATGACAAGCTATCAGAATCATTAAAATTTCAAATTAGTTTACTGGAAAATAGGTTTCTTAGGATTGTTATAAGTATTGGATTAGCTTTTTTAATATTAAAAACTATTGATACCTCATACGAGACATCTTACTTGAAAGGAAGGCAAGAGTCTTTTGAGCAGGCAGTTCAAGTGCTTCTTGATGATAGAGACGTTTTAATAGAAGAATTAAATGACGAAAATTTTCAATTAAAAGAGGAGATTCTTAGCCTTAAAAAACTAAGATTAGAGAACGATAGCCTAAAATTAGAATTGAAAACATATAAAAATAAACATCATGGGAATTAAAATTGGAAACATCGACATCGCTAATGCTATAATTGAGCTAGAATTTCAAACAAAGATCAATACAATAATTATTGAAAATATTTTGAATCAAACTCAACATAATATGACATCAGGTGATATTAAAGATATTAGAAGAAAGGCTGCTGATGCTATTAATGAAAAGTATGGAGCTAATACTATCACTTTAAATGATTAGCTTTAGTTATGCTTAAAGAGCATTTAGAAGCAGTAGAAAAGGCTATACAGTTTAAAGCAAAGATTGCTTCAAATGCTGGGCACTCTTTACATAAAGGTACGCCTAGAGAAATTTTTATTCGAGAATTTTTGGAGGAACATCTAGGTAGTAATATAAATATTGGTACAGGTGAGATTATAGATGCGAATTCATATTCAGGCGAGATAAGAAATCAAGTAGATATACTATTATATCGAAGTGATTATCCAAAATTATCCTTTGGTGGAGGCATTAATGCATTTCTTATTGAATCCATTATCTCTACAATCGAAGTAAAATCTATAATAACCAAGGAAGGTCTTGAGCAGGCAATAAAAGCTACCAAAAGACATAAACAACTTGAAAGGAATTTAAATTTCAATATAAAAGCCGGATATATACCTCCATCATGCTTTAGTTATTTAGTCGCTTATGACGGTCCTAAAAACCTAAGTACTATATATAATTGGTTAATTGATATTAATAAAGATTACAATGTAGCCTACAATCAAAATTTACCAATTGATATAAAAGACAGAACAAAAATTATAAACCCAAGTATTGATGGGATATTTGTTCTTGGTAAGGGGTTTATATATTTCAACAACTCATTGATATCAGTGCTTAGGGATGAGCAATTAGAAAAGAACAAAGATAAAAAGTGGGTTATAGTTGAGCAAGAATCTAATAATTTACTTCCTCTATTTCTCTTCTTAACGAGTGCTATAAGTGGGTTTGAAAAATCAAGCTTTAGCGCTTATAAGTATTTAAAGCACTTAAGAATTGATAATATAGAATTAGGTGATGGTAGCTCTGAGAAACTTAAATTATTATCTAAAAGTAAACTGGATCCAACAAAAGTAACTATAGATCTTGCGAATTGCTTTGGACTTTGGAATCAAGACTACTTAGTAGACGAAAAAAGTATTAATTTAAATATAGATAGACTTAAAGAGGCAGAATCTGGTGCGTTTTTAGTAGAGTTACCTCTGCACCCTTTTAATGTAAATAGAGATTTAAAATTTCTTATTCCAGAATTAGAGAGAAAGGAGGTTATTGAGGTTGAGGGTTTTTATTTACAAAATAGAATCGAGGTAAATTTAGTAGCTAAACTAATCTCAAAAAAAGTACCTAGTACTCACTCTCAACTTGCTTCTAAAGAATTAGAGCCACCTTTTTATTCAATAATCTTGAATAAATTATAATGGAAAATTTTACTTATACCTGTACCCATACAGCATAAATTTTCTTAAGTCATTTATTAATAATTACATATTATATTAATAAGTAACCCCGCCGGGAATCGAACCCAGATCTAGGACTTAGGAGGTCCCTATTCTATCCAATTGAACTACAGGGTCGGTTTAGCCTGAACAATCATTCCTGAAAATATACGTACCTAAACGTAACTAATCAGCTTCAGGCAAGTAGAAGTTCACCGATAGTTTACACAAAATATAATTCGATAGGGATGCAAAAGATTTCCGTTCTTTTTCTATTTATGGTACTGGCCGGTACTGTTCAGAGTCAGGCACAAACACAAATTACAGGTAAAATAGTGGATGCGGAAACCGGAGATCCGCTTCCGGCTGCACACATTATTGTGAAGGATACCTACCGGGGAACCATTTCAAACCGGGATGGGGAATTCAGCATCATCGTTCGGGAGTTTCCGGTCACACTGGTTGCCCGTTTTATCGGTTTCGAAAGCCAGGAGAAAGTGGTGAACCAGGATTCCGGTCCGGTTGATTTTCTTTTAAAGCCCTCTGTTGCAACGATGGGAGAAATTGTGGTAACCGGCGAAGACCCGGCCATCGCAATAATGAGGGAAGTCATCCGTAGAAAGAAAACCTGGAGGGCGAGTCTTGAAACTTATAAGGCCGAAGCTTACACCCGCCAGCAGGTTAAAAATGATACCTCCATTGTCTCCATTTCGGAGAGTATATCCGTGGCGTATTGGGATAAGGAGCGTGGCTCCCGCGAGGTGCTCAAATCCAAGCGGCAAACAGCCAACATTGACGCCGCTGATAACTTTGCCGGGGTCAGTTACCTTCCCAACTTTTATGATGATAATCTGGATATAGCCGGCTTTGACATGGTGGGCGTCACTAACCCGGATGCGTTAAAGTATTATGAGTTTCAGCTTGAAGATATTCAGTCGCTGGATGGACAGGTTGTGTATGAGCTGTCTGTGACTTCAGATCGAAAACTGCAGCCACTTTTTGAAGGAACCATTTTTGTGTTGGGTGAAGAGTATGCTTTGCTTGAAGTAGATTTAAAACCGAACTCCGTTGTGGTGTTCCCCCCGCCGGTGCAGGATTTCAACCTTACCTATTCTCAGCAGTTCAGCAATTTTGGCGGAGATTATTGGCTCCCGGTTGATGTACGCATTGAAGGGTTGATTGAAGTGGGACTGGTCGGCTTACGATTTCCCCCCATTGGGTTTAAGCAGGTGGCGAAGATGAATAATTACGAGGTGAATTTAGATCTTCCGGATTCGCTATTCAAAAAAGAGAACAGGTTCACTGTTGATTCTACCACCATCAATTCCGGCGATTCTCTTTTTGTGAATGAAATTGACATCATCCCGCTGGATACCCAGGAAGAAATGGCTTATGAAAAAGTGGACAGCAACGCCACCCTTGAAAAAGCATTTAAGCCCACCGGTTTCTTTACCCGCTTTATTGACTGGGAAGAGGAAACGGAATCAGATGGATCATCAACCACGGTAAGTGCCGGCAGTTCGGGCAACTCAGGCGGTAATAATGGTTCCTTCTTTACTAAACTGACTCGTAATCTGAGTCCACAGGCGAGGTTTAACCGTGTGGATGTTTTTTACGGCGGTATCAAACATGAAAGACGATATGCAGATAACCGGCTGTCATCAGAAGTTTTTGGCGGGTACAGTACCGGGTATGGCGATGGCACTTTCTCGTACGGGGCAAAAATGGGATGGTGGCCGCTTAAGAAAACCCGAAGGTTTGCGATGTCGCTGGCCTATAGCGCAACCACAAAAACCCGCTACAACTCCGACATGTACATGCCTTTAATGACCAGCATCCCCAATCTATTCGGCTACGCTGATTATTTTGATTATTACAGGAATGAAGGAATTGATTTCGTGGCTGCATATCGCCCAAGCGGAGTGAATGGTTCCATCCGCCTTAATTATATGTATGAAAATCACGAAGCCATTAATTACAGCAACAGTTATGATATAGTCGGAAGAGACTTAATACAACGCCCCAACAGCTATATCGATGAAGGAACGTTGAGTGCAGTCAGGCTGACTTTCAGTAATGGAGAGGATAGAAAAGCGTTGGGTGCTATCGGGGCAGATGATTTCTCCATTAGTGTAGAACAGTCGGCGAAAGCAATCGGAAGCAGTTGGGATTATACCCGGTTCAAGATTGATCTGTATCGCAGGTATGAAACCTTTTATCAACGCCGGTTCTTCCCGAATACGCTGGACATGAGATTGAACGCCGGAACCTATATCGGAGATTTGCCCATCCAAAAAAATGAGGCGCTTGATGTAGCCCTGGGCGTTGTCACTCCATTTGGGGCATTCCGGGCCAAGCGATTTATTCCTTATGAGGGAGCGAGCTATGTATCGCTTAATGCCGAGCACAACTT is a genomic window containing:
- a CDS encoding DUF6602 domain-containing protein → MLKEHLEAVEKAIQFKAKIASNAGHSLHKGTPREIFIREFLEEHLGSNINIGTGEIIDANSYSGEIRNQVDILLYRSDYPKLSFGGGINAFLIESIISTIEVKSIITKEGLEQAIKATKRHKQLERNLNFNIKAGYIPPSCFSYLVAYDGPKNLSTIYNWLIDINKDYNVAYNQNLPIDIKDRTKIINPSIDGIFVLGKGFIYFNNSLISVLRDEQLEKNKDKKWVIVEQESNNLLPLFLFLTSAISGFEKSSFSAYKYLKHLRIDNIELGDGSSEKLKLLSKSKLDPTKVTIDLANCFGLWNQDYLVDEKSINLNIDRLKEAESGAFLVELPLHPFNVNRDLKFLIPELERKEVIEVEGFYLQNRIEVNLVAKLISKKVPSTHSQLASKELEPPFYSIILNKL
- a CDS encoding DUF5686 and carboxypeptidase-like regulatory domain-containing protein — protein: MQKISVLFLFMVLAGTVQSQAQTQITGKIVDAETGDPLPAAHIIVKDTYRGTISNRDGEFSIIVREFPVTLVARFIGFESQEKVVNQDSGPVDFLLKPSVATMGEIVVTGEDPAIAIMREVIRRKKTWRASLETYKAEAYTRQQVKNDTSIVSISESISVAYWDKERGSREVLKSKRQTANIDAADNFAGVSYLPNFYDDNLDIAGFDMVGVTNPDALKYYEFQLEDIQSLDGQVVYELSVTSDRKLQPLFEGTIFVLGEEYALLEVDLKPNSVVVFPPPVQDFNLTYSQQFSNFGGDYWLPVDVRIEGLIEVGLVGLRFPPIGFKQVAKMNNYEVNLDLPDSLFKKENRFTVDSTTINSGDSLFVNEIDIIPLDTQEEMAYEKVDSNATLEKAFKPTGFFTRFIDWEEETESDGSSTTVSAGSSGNSGGNNGSFFTKLTRNLSPQARFNRVDVFYGGIKHERRYADNRLSSEVFGGYSTGYGDGTFSYGAKMGWWPLKKTRRFAMSLAYSATTKTRYNSDMYMPLMTSIPNLFGYADYFDYYRNEGIDFVAAYRPSGVNGSIRLNYMYENHEAINYSNSYDIVGRDLIQRPNSYIDEGTLSAVRLTFSNGEDRKALGAIGADDFSISVEQSAKAIGSSWDYTRFKIDLYRRYETFYQRRFFPNTLDMRLNAGTYIGDLPIQKNEALDVALGVVTPFGAFRAKRFIPYEGASYVSLNAEHNFKSVPLEMLGWRKATQTGLSIIAFGGIGRTWVQQEQVDEFNTRYGFPPVTTDDWHMEAGLSLSNIFNLFRADVAYRIDNPGVYVGISVARFF